A window of the Loxodonta africana isolate mLoxAfr1 chromosome 3, mLoxAfr1.hap2, whole genome shotgun sequence genome harbors these coding sequences:
- the LOC100662088 gene encoding olfactory receptor 5V1-like — translation MPFEMKNQTDVTKLIFLGFSNHPNLQGLFFLIFLVIYLTTLLGNTLIIMAVRVSPALQTPMYYFLSNLSFLDICYTSTTIPVMLVNLLREKKTISYEGCLSQIFFLVTCTGTECVLLAAMAYDRYVAICHPLQYPVLMSVKVCLCLVIGSWLCGLVNSLTHTVLAATLTLCGPNQISHFLCDIPLLLMLSCSDTSINEYALLAASATIGLSPCLFTAVSYILIISAILRIPSAQGRSKAFSTCASHLTVVVVFFGMANFNYNKPSVGYNLDMDILVSVLFCIMTPMLNPIIYSLRNKEVKGALKRLAGGHGFSAKISD, via the coding sequence ATGCCATTTGAGATGAAGAATCAAACAGATGTCACCAAATTAATCTTCTTGGGATTTTCCAACCACCCCAATCTACAGGGGTTGTTCTTCCTGATCTTCTTGGTCATTTACCTGACAACTCTCTTGGGGAACACACTGATAATAATGGCTGTCAGGGTCAGTCCTGCCCTCCAAACTCCTATGTATTATTTCCTCAGCAACCTCAGCTTCTTGGACATCTGCTACACATCCACCACCATCCCAGTCATGCTGGTGAACTTATTGCGGGAGAAGAAGACCATCTCGTATGAGGGCTGCCTTTCCCAGATATTCTTCCTTGTGACATGTACTGGCACTGAATGTGTCTTATTAGCTGCTATGGCTTATGACCGCTATGTAGCCATCTGCCACCCTCTTCAATATCCAGTCCTCATGAGTGTGAAGGTCTGTTTGTGTTTGGTGATTGGATCCTGGCTGTGTGGGCTGGTGAATTCTCTGACACATACAGTGCTGGCAGCCACACTCACTCTGTGTGGACCCAACCAAATCAGCCACTTCCTCTGTGACATCCCACTGCTCCTGATGCTTTCCTGCTCAGACACCTCCATAAATGAGTATGCACTCCTTGCGGCCAGTGCCACCATTGGCCTGAGCCCCTGCCTATTTACTGCAGTGTCCTACATACTCATCATCTCTGCCATCCTGAGGATTCCCTCTGCTCAGGGCAGAAGCAAGGCCTTCTCTACCTGTGCTTCTCACCTCACTGTAGTGGTGGTCTTCTTTGGAATGGCCAACTTCAACTACAACAAACCCAGTGTAGGCTACAACCTGGACATGGACATCCTGGTCTCTGTGCTGTTTTGCATTATGACCCCCATGTTGAACCCCATcatctacagcctgagaaacAAAGAGGTCAAAGGGGCCCTGAAGAGGCTGGCTGGAGGGCATGGATTCTCTGCTAAGATCAGTGATTAG